One Polaribacter sp. KT25b DNA segment encodes these proteins:
- a CDS encoding GxxExxY protein — MTDLLYKEDTYKIIGICMEVHNQLGKGFNEVVYSDALEIEFIDNNIKYSKEQKFNISYKGNILPHKYRADFIINDKIVLELKAIKCLTSSHVKQTLNYLAVSKLKIGLLINFGEDSLKYQRIIL, encoded by the coding sequence ATGACTGATTTACTATACAAAGAAGATACTTATAAAATAATAGGTATTTGTATGGAAGTTCATAATCAGCTTGGAAAAGGGTTTAATGAAGTGGTTTATAGTGATGCTTTAGAAATTGAATTTATAGATAATAATATTAAATATTCTAAAGAACAAAAGTTTAATATTAGTTACAAAGGAAATATTTTACCTCATAAATACAGAGCAGATTTTATTATAAACGACAAAATAGTTTTAGAATTAAAAGCTATAAAATGCTTAACATCATCTCATGTAAAACAAACTTTAAATTATTTAGCGGTTTCTAAGTTAAAAATTGGTTTATTGATTAATTTCGGAGAAGATAGTTTAAAATACCAAAGAATAATTTTATAA
- the map gene encoding type I methionyl aminopeptidase — MIKIKTREEIELMRESALVVSKTLGMLAKEVKPGVSTLYLDKLAEEFIREQGAIPGFLGLYDFPNTLCMSPNAQVVHGIPNKTLLKEGDIISIDCGALKNGFYGDHAYTFAVGEIDAEIKKLLEVTKESVYVGIREFKAGNRVGDVGYAIQKFTEDHGYGVVRELVGHGLGREMHEDPEMPNYGKRGRGKKFVEGMVVAIEPMTNLGTQKIRQHADGWTITTFDNKPSAHFEHDVAIVNGKPELLSTFKYVNEALGIVTDVEDEFRQ; from the coding sequence ATGATAAAGATTAAAACAAGAGAAGAAATAGAATTGATGCGCGAAAGTGCGTTGGTAGTTTCTAAAACATTAGGAATGCTTGCAAAAGAAGTAAAACCAGGTGTTTCTACTTTATATTTAGACAAACTTGCAGAAGAATTTATTAGAGAACAAGGAGCAATTCCTGGTTTTTTAGGTTTGTATGATTTTCCAAACACACTTTGCATGAGTCCGAATGCTCAAGTTGTTCACGGAATTCCGAATAAAACTCTTTTAAAAGAAGGAGATATTATCTCTATTGATTGTGGCGCTTTAAAAAATGGCTTTTATGGTGATCATGCTTACACTTTCGCTGTTGGTGAAATTGATGCTGAAATTAAAAAATTACTAGAAGTTACCAAAGAAAGTGTATACGTTGGTATTAGAGAATTTAAAGCAGGAAACAGAGTTGGCGATGTTGGTTATGCTATTCAAAAATTTACTGAAGATCATGGTTACGGAGTTGTAAGAGAATTGGTAGGTCATGGTTTAGGTCGTGAAATGCACGAAGATCCAGAAATGCCAAACTACGGAAAAAGAGGACGAGGAAAGAAATTTGTAGAAGGAATGGTAGTTGCCATTGAACCAATGACAAACTTAGGAACTCAAAAAATTAGACAACATGCTGATGGTTGGACAATTACAACTTTTGATAATAAACCTTCTGCTCATTTTGAACACGATGTTGCTATTGTAAATGGTAAACCAGAACTTTTATCAACTTTTAAATATGTGAATGAAGCATTAGGAATTGTTACTGATGTTGAGGATGAATTTAGACAGTAG
- a CDS encoding thioredoxin family protein, with protein MKKSIIIFLIAVISACNSTKKVVETKTVETKKAEVEKVKQITREITAKKDANGYLIGVANKDSFKDESFKNWFNSRYNEYTTDKETVNKLKTALEGYTIKGFMSSWCGDSKRETPRFYKLLDETGFNQNDFELITVDRSKKTPDNLQEGFNIIRVPTFIFYKEGKEVGRYVEYPRETLEKDILKIVTNQPYKHSYDRSE; from the coding sequence ATGAAGAAAAGTATAATTATATTTTTAATAGCTGTTATTTCTGCTTGTAATTCAACTAAAAAAGTTGTAGAAACAAAAACAGTTGAAACTAAAAAAGCAGAAGTTGAGAAAGTGAAGCAAATTACCAGAGAAATAACTGCGAAAAAAGACGCCAATGGGTATCTAATTGGTGTTGCTAATAAAGACTCTTTTAAAGACGAATCTTTTAAAAATTGGTTTAATAGCAGATATAATGAATACACAACAGATAAAGAAACGGTTAACAAACTTAAAACTGCTTTAGAAGGCTATACCATAAAAGGTTTTATGAGTAGTTGGTGTGGAGATAGTAAAAGAGAAACACCTCGTTTTTATAAACTTTTAGATGAAACTGGTTTTAATCAAAATGATTTTGAGTTAATTACTGTTGATAGAAGTAAAAAAACACCAGACAATCTTCAAGAAGGTTTCAATATTATAAGAGTACCAACTTTTATTTTTTATAAAGAAGGTAAAGAAGTTGGTCGATATGTAGAATACCCAAGAGAGACTTTAGAGAAAGATATTTTAAAGATTGTTACAAATCAACCTTACAAACATTCATACGATAGAAGCGAATAG
- the gpmI gene encoding 2,3-bisphosphoglycerate-independent phosphoglycerate mutase produces MNKKVILMILDGWGITQDPKVSAIYNAKTPFINSLYDKYPNAQLRTDGEHVGLPEGQMGNSEVGHMNLGAGRIVYQNLARINKAVKEKTLGEEKVLLDTFKYAKENNKNVHLLGLVSNGGIHAHIDHLKGLLDVAKENEVDNVFLHAFTDGRDCDPKSATFFINEVQEYMKESTGELASVTGRYYAMDRDNRWERVKIAYDGVVNAIGTKTTDVLKTINENYEAGLTDEFHKPIIITNADGSPKAQIKEGDAVIFFNYRTDRGRELTNALSQNDFPEFGMKKLDLYFTTMTLYDESFKGINVIYNNENIKNTLGEVLSVAGKKQIRIAETEKYPHVTFFFSGGQEEPFEGESRILRNSPKVATYDLKPEMSAYELKDALCEDLEKGEADFVCLNFANGDMVGHTGIMEAAIKACETVDICAKEVIETGLRNGYSILVIADHGNCETMMNPDGSPHTAHTTNPVPFILVDEEIKSINSGVLGDIAPTILDLMGVDQPKEMTQKSLL; encoded by the coding sequence ATGAACAAGAAAGTTATTTTAATGATTTTGGACGGATGGGGAATTACACAAGACCCTAAAGTATCCGCAATTTACAATGCTAAAACACCTTTTATCAATAGTTTATACGACAAATACCCTAATGCACAATTAAGGACAGATGGAGAACATGTTGGTTTACCAGAAGGACAAATGGGAAACTCAGAAGTTGGTCATATGAATTTAGGAGCTGGTAGGATAGTTTATCAGAATTTAGCAAGAATAAATAAAGCTGTTAAAGAAAAAACTTTAGGCGAAGAAAAAGTATTGTTAGATACTTTTAAATATGCCAAAGAAAATAATAAAAATGTACATTTATTAGGATTAGTTTCTAATGGAGGTATTCACGCGCACATAGATCATTTAAAAGGTCTTTTAGATGTTGCCAAAGAAAATGAAGTAGACAACGTTTTTTTACACGCATTTACAGATGGTCGTGATTGTGATCCTAAATCTGCTACATTTTTCATCAACGAAGTTCAAGAATATATGAAAGAAAGTACCGGAGAATTAGCTTCTGTTACTGGGCGTTATTATGCTATGGATAGAGATAATAGATGGGAACGTGTTAAAATTGCTTATGACGGAGTTGTAAATGCAATTGGCACAAAAACTACGGATGTTTTAAAAACTATCAACGAAAATTATGAAGCTGGTTTAACAGATGAATTTCACAAACCAATTATCATTACTAATGCTGATGGATCTCCAAAAGCACAAATAAAAGAGGGCGATGCTGTAATTTTCTTTAACTATAGAACAGATAGAGGAAGAGAATTAACAAATGCGCTAAGCCAAAATGATTTTCCAGAATTTGGAATGAAAAAATTAGATTTATACTTTACAACAATGACTTTGTATGATGAATCTTTTAAAGGCATTAATGTTATTTACAATAACGAAAATATTAAAAATACGTTAGGTGAAGTTTTATCCGTAGCTGGAAAAAAACAAATTAGAATTGCCGAAACAGAAAAATACCCTCACGTAACTTTCTTCTTTTCTGGCGGCCAAGAAGAACCTTTTGAAGGTGAATCTCGTATTTTAAGAAACTCACCAAAAGTTGCAACCTACGATTTAAAACCAGAAATGTCTGCATACGAATTAAAAGATGCTCTTTGCGAAGATTTAGAAAAAGGCGAAGCAGATTTTGTTTGTTTAAATTTTGCAAATGGAGATATGGTTGGTCATACAGGAATTATGGAAGCTGCAATTAAAGCTTGCGAAACTGTAGATATTTGTGCAAAAGAAGTAATAGAAACTGGTTTAAGAAACGGATATTCTATCTTAGTAATTGCAGATCACGGTAATTGTGAAACAATGATGAATCCTGATGGATCTCCTCACACAGCGCACACAACAAATCCTGTTCCTTTTATTTTAGTTGATGAAGAAATAAAATCAATAAATAGTGGAGTTTTAGGTGATATTGCCCCTACAATTTTAGACTTAATGGGCGTTGATCAACCAAAAGAAATGACACAAAAATCTCTTTTATAA
- a CDS encoding ankyrin repeat domain-containing protein, producing the protein MKKLILPMLLFFFAFSTVNATNNEDDPKEVRSEITLVYNVSAFCKLIQMGDYDAVRALIKTGEDVNQKSNGLTPLMFAARHNKAKIAKLLIDNGAKLKTKSDKGSMTALDIAKRSKAVDAIKVIKEAL; encoded by the coding sequence ATGAAAAAATTAATCCTACCAATGTTACTTTTCTTTTTTGCTTTCTCAACAGTAAATGCAACTAATAATGAAGATGATCCTAAAGAAGTAAGATCAGAAATTACACTAGTATATAATGTTAGTGCTTTTTGTAAACTAATTCAAATGGGCGATTATGATGCTGTAAGAGCATTAATTAAAACAGGCGAAGATGTTAATCAAAAATCTAATGGATTAACGCCATTAATGTTTGCAGCAAGACATAATAAAGCAAAAATTGCAAAATTATTAATTGATAATGGCGCAAAATTAAAAACAAAATCAGATAAAGGAAGTATGACAGCTTTAGATATTGCAAAAAGATCGAAAGCGGTAGATGCCATAAAAGTTATAAAAGAAGCACTTTAG
- a CDS encoding aromatic amino acid hydroxylase, producing MKSLTSMRFEINEITKKLPIHLHKFVVKQPYNEYTTQNQAVWRYVMRMNVDYLSKVAHKSYLSGLKKTGISIDTIPRMEGMNRILKEIGWAAVSVDGFIPPNAFMEFQAYNVLVIASDMRTINHIAYTPAPDIIHEAAGHAPIIANPEYAEYLRRFGEIGSKAISSAKDYEMYEAIRLLSILKEDPNSSEKEINEAQEKVEWLQNNMGELSEMAQIRNLHWWTVEYGLIGTLENPKIYGAGLLSSIGESDWCMQDEVKKLPYSIEAANINFDITKPQPQLFVTPDFAYLSLVLDEFANTMALRTGGLNGVKKLINSENLGTVELSTGIQISGAFTKVIQYKNNKVAYLQTTGATALSNRDKELIGHGISSHASGFGSPVGKLKGINLPIEDMSPRDLRAYGIYEGEFMTLEFESGVIVKGKAITGTRDLRGKILIISLDECTVTYKDEILFQPEWGIYDMAIGKEVISVYAGAADVNSFEDKSKVSDVKTHKILYSESEKELYDLYDQVKQMREANSTSEKKITEIFNQLKNKFSNDWLLNLEIYELALQNKYALKVEILKRLEELKCNKSYTKLIENGLVLCKNK from the coding sequence ATGAAATCCTTAACAAGTATGCGTTTTGAAATTAATGAAATAACTAAAAAGTTGCCTATACATTTACACAAGTTTGTTGTAAAACAACCTTATAATGAATATACAACACAAAATCAAGCGGTTTGGAGATATGTAATGAGAATGAATGTAGATTATTTGAGTAAAGTTGCTCATAAATCATATTTATCAGGATTAAAAAAAACGGGTATTTCTATTGATACTATTCCAAGAATGGAAGGAATGAATAGAATTTTAAAAGAAATTGGTTGGGCAGCAGTTTCTGTAGATGGTTTTATTCCGCCAAATGCTTTTATGGAATTTCAAGCTTATAATGTTTTGGTAATTGCTTCAGATATGAGAACCATAAACCATATTGCATATACGCCTGCTCCAGATATTATTCATGAAGCTGCAGGTCACGCACCAATTATTGCAAATCCAGAATATGCCGAGTATTTAAGACGATTTGGTGAAATAGGAAGCAAAGCAATTTCATCTGCCAAAGATTACGAAATGTATGAAGCAATTAGGCTTTTATCAATCTTAAAAGAAGATCCAAATTCATCAGAAAAAGAAATAAATGAAGCGCAAGAAAAAGTGGAATGGTTGCAAAATAATATGGGCGAATTGTCTGAAATGGCACAAATTAGAAACCTACATTGGTGGACTGTAGAATATGGATTAATTGGTACTTTAGAAAATCCTAAAATTTATGGAGCGGGTTTATTATCATCAATTGGTGAAAGTGATTGGTGTATGCAAGATGAAGTTAAAAAACTGCCGTATTCTATTGAAGCCGCAAACATAAATTTTGATATTACAAAACCACAACCTCAATTATTTGTTACTCCAGATTTTGCTTATTTAAGTCTCGTTTTAGATGAATTTGCAAATACAATGGCATTAAGAACTGGCGGTTTAAATGGTGTTAAAAAACTAATTAATTCAGAAAATTTAGGAACCGTAGAATTATCAACAGGAATTCAAATTTCTGGAGCTTTTACAAAAGTAATTCAGTATAAAAATAACAAAGTTGCGTATTTGCAAACAACAGGCGCAACAGCTTTATCAAACAGAGATAAAGAATTAATTGGTCACGGAATTTCATCACACGCAAGTGGTTTTGGTTCTCCCGTTGGTAAATTAAAAGGAATTAATTTGCCAATTGAAGATATGAGTCCAAGAGATTTAAGAGCTTACGGAATTTACGAAGGCGAATTTATGACGCTAGAATTTGAAAGCGGAGTAATTGTAAAAGGAAAAGCAATTACAGGAACTAGAGATTTAAGAGGTAAAATTTTAATTATTTCTTTGGATGAATGCACAGTTACTTATAAAGACGAAATTCTCTTTCAACCAGAATGGGGAATTTATGATATGGCAATTGGTAAAGAAGTAATTTCTGTGTATGCTGGTGCTGCGGATGTAAATTCTTTTGAAGATAAAAGCAAGGTTTCTGATGTAAAAACGCATAAAATTTTATATTCAGAATCAGAGAAAGAATTATATGATTTATACGACCAAGTAAAACAAATGCGTGAAGCTAATTCAACATCAGAAAAAAAAATAACAGAAATATTTAATCAGTTAAAAAATAAATTTTCTAATGATTGGTTGTTGAATTTAGAAATCTATGAATTAGCTTTGCAAAATAAGTATGCTTTAAAAGTAGAAATCTTAAAAAGGTTAGAAGAATTAAAGTGTAACAAAAGCTACACTAAACTAATAGAAAATGGATTAGTTTTGTGCAAAAATAAATAG
- a CDS encoding rhodanese-like domain-containing protein: protein MGEEIKEYLEKGAIILDVRTLEEWNEGHSKGAKHVVLTIIPLEIEKIKSWNKPIIAVCRSGARSGQATQFLKQNGVDVINGGPWGNVDQFL from the coding sequence ATGGGTGAAGAAATTAAAGAGTATTTAGAAAAAGGAGCAATTATTTTAGATGTTAGAACATTAGAAGAATGGAATGAAGGTCATTCTAAAGGCGCAAAACATGTTGTTTTAACTATAATTCCTTTAGAAATAGAAAAAATAAAATCTTGGAACAAACCAATTATTGCAGTTTGTAGAAGTGGCGCAAGAAGCGGACAAGCAACTCAGTTTTTAAAACAAAACGGAGTAGATGTTATTAATGGTGGTCCTTGGGGTAACGTAGATCAATTTCTATAG
- a CDS encoding GSCFA domain-containing protein: MKLQTQIPLKKETRNLIDYQSKILMLGSCFSENIGDKLSYFKFQSAQNPFGILFHPKAIENLIADAINEKEYFFDDLIFNNETWHSFDAHSKLSSVDKNKLLSNLNSAISSTKKELKEATHIVITLGTSWVYRFIETDSIVANCHKIPQKKFLKELLSVDEISESLEAIIALLKTVNKNITVLFTVSPIRHLKDGFIENTQSKSHLISAIHNIVDNRKNSYYFPSYEIMMDELRDYRFYTEDMIHPNKTAINYIWEKFKETWFSEETKPIMKEIDVIQKGLLHKPFHENTEQHQQFLRNLSIKKEKIEQQFPLIKF; this comes from the coding sequence ATGAAACTTCAAACTCAAATTCCGTTAAAAAAAGAAACTAGAAATCTTATTGATTATCAATCTAAAATTTTAATGTTAGGTTCTTGCTTTTCTGAAAACATTGGAGACAAATTAAGTTACTTTAAATTTCAATCAGCACAAAATCCATTCGGAATTTTATTTCATCCGAAGGCAATTGAAAATTTAATTGCAGATGCTATTAATGAAAAAGAATATTTTTTTGATGACCTTATTTTTAATAATGAAACTTGGCATTCTTTTGATGCACATTCTAAATTAAGTTCTGTTGATAAAAATAAACTTTTAAGTAACTTAAATTCTGCTATTTCATCAACCAAAAAAGAACTAAAAGAAGCCACACATATTGTAATTACGCTTGGTACTTCTTGGGTTTATAGATTTATAGAAACAGATAGCATTGTTGCTAATTGTCATAAAATTCCACAGAAAAAATTTTTAAAAGAATTGCTTTCTGTTGATGAAATATCAGAAAGTTTAGAAGCAATAATTGCTCTTTTAAAAACTGTAAATAAAAATATAACTGTACTTTTTACGGTTTCGCCAATTAGACATTTAAAAGATGGCTTTATAGAAAATACGCAAAGTAAATCGCATTTAATTAGTGCAATTCATAATATTGTAGACAACAGAAAAAACAGCTATTATTTTCCTAGTTATGAAATTATGATGGATGAATTACGAGATTATCGTTTTTATACAGAAGACATGATTCATCCAAATAAAACAGCTATTAATTACATTTGGGAAAAATTTAAAGAAACCTGGTTTTCTGAAGAAACAAAACCAATTATGAAAGAAATTGATGTTATTCAAAAAGGTCTTTTACACAAACCTTTTCACGAGAACACAGAGCAACATCAGCAATTTCTAAGAAATTTAAGCATAAAAAAAGAGAAAATTGAACAACAATTTCCTCTTATTAAGTTTTAA
- a CDS encoding leucine-rich repeat-containing protein kinase family protein, whose protein sequence is MTHTLEQLKSGSLIGTKRLKLACGLKQFPNEILSLSETLEILDLSDNQISELPDSISQLKNLKIIFFERNNFTEFPTILKKLPLLNMIGFKSNHIKTVPENAFPPMLKWLILTNNEIKKIPKSIGDCLLLQKCTIAGNQIEELPSEMSNCVNLELLRISANKLQLIPNWLFELPKLSWVAFGGNPVSHQPKTNTNINSFDWNEFTLKEILGEGASGLISKASWKSEKEDVAIKVFKGSMTSDGLPEDEMKISISSGSHQNLIQILGEIKNHPEKKSGLIMKLISPTYINLGNPPSLETCTRDVYDEKTVFNEKEILKIAKSIASVCAQLHGKGINHGDLYAHNILINKTADCLFGDFGAASFYDVNSTLAHNIQRVETRAFGCLLEDLSSLITENEISNPFQRKWQKLIANCTSKDVNLRLSFHQIIEELNTF, encoded by the coding sequence ATGACACACACTTTAGAACAATTAAAATCAGGAAGTTTAATAGGAACAAAAAGATTAAAATTAGCTTGCGGTTTAAAGCAGTTTCCAAACGAAATATTATCACTTTCAGAAACTTTAGAAATTTTAGATTTATCTGACAATCAAATATCAGAATTGCCTGATAGTATTTCTCAACTTAAGAACTTAAAAATTATATTTTTCGAACGTAATAATTTTACAGAATTCCCTACTATATTAAAGAAATTACCGCTTCTAAATATGATTGGTTTTAAATCTAATCATATTAAAACAGTTCCAGAAAATGCATTTCCACCAATGTTAAAATGGCTGATTTTAACTAATAATGAAATTAAAAAAATACCAAAAAGTATTGGAGATTGTTTGCTGCTTCAAAAATGTACAATTGCTGGTAATCAAATTGAAGAATTACCATCAGAAATGAGTAATTGTGTAAATTTAGAACTCTTAAGAATTTCTGCTAACAAACTACAATTGATTCCTAATTGGTTATTTGAGTTGCCTAAATTATCTTGGGTTGCTTTTGGTGGAAATCCTGTTTCACATCAACCAAAAACAAACACAAATATTAATTCTTTTGACTGGAATGAGTTTACGCTTAAAGAAATATTAGGCGAAGGTGCTTCTGGTTTAATATCGAAAGCAAGTTGGAAATCAGAAAAAGAAGACGTTGCAATTAAAGTTTTTAAAGGAAGTATGACGAGTGATGGATTGCCAGAAGATGAAATGAAAATTTCGATATCTAGTGGTTCTCATCAAAATTTAATTCAAATATTAGGAGAAATTAAAAATCATCCTGAAAAGAAAAGTGGTTTAATAATGAAATTAATATCGCCAACGTATATTAATTTAGGAAATCCACCAAGTTTAGAAACTTGCACAAGAGATGTTTATGATGAAAAAACTGTTTTTAATGAAAAAGAAATCCTAAAAATCGCTAAAAGTATTGCTTCTGTTTGCGCACAATTACACGGCAAAGGAATTAATCACGGAGATCTTTATGCGCACAATATTTTAATAAACAAAACAGCAGATTGTCTTTTTGGTGATTTTGGTGCGGCATCTTTTTATGATGTAAATTCAACTCTTGCTCATAATATTCAACGTGTTGAGACGAGAGCTTTTGGATGTTTATTAGAAGATTTATCAAGTCTTATTACTGAAAACGAAATTAGTAATCCGTTTCAAAGAAAATGGCAAAAATTAATTGCTAATTGTACAAGTAAAGATGTTAATTTACGTTTAAGTTTTCATCAAATTATTGAAGAGTTGAATACATTCTAG
- the alaS gene encoding alanine--tRNA ligase, whose translation MKSQEIRSTFLNFFKNKGHLVVPSAPMVTKDDPTLMFVNSGMAPFKEFFLGNGKPKKNRITDSQKCLRVSGKHNDLEEVGYDTYHHTLFEMLGNWSFGDYFKKEAIAWAWELLTEVYKIDKDILYVTVFEGSDDADNLKMDTEAYDIWKQYIDEDRILKGNKKDNFWEMGEQGPCGPCSEIHVDIRSAEEKATVDGRTLINEDHPHVVEIWNLVFMQFNRKANGTLEDLPNKHIDTGMGFERLCMVLQGVQSNYDTDVFTPIIREIEAVTDTKYGNDEKQDIATRVISDHVRAVAFSIADGQLPSNTGAGYVIRRILRRAVRYGFTFLDKKEPFLYRLVDVLSKKMGEAFPELRAQKQLIENVIREEETSFLKTLDQGLVLLDGIISSATTKEISGDKVFELYDTFGFPIDLTALILSEKGYTLDEKGFETELQKQKNRSRAASEMTTEDWTILVDDSIEEFVGYDTLETTVKLTRYRKVTSKKDGEMYQLVFNLTPFYAEGGGQVGDKGYLQSSQGDIVYILDTKKENNVIIHFTKNLPKNLDDRFTASVDAKQRHRTECNHTATHLLHQALREVLGTHVEQKGSAVHSKYLRFDFSHFSKMSVDELRDVENFVNARISGKLPLIEKRNIPMQQAIDEGAMALFGEKYGDTVRAIKFGKSVELCGGTHVKNTSDIWHFKIKSESAVAAGIRRIEAITNDAVKDFYFENNRTLFEVKDLLNNTKNPVKAVNTLLEENSSLKKQIEQLLKDKANNLIGDLKNQLQEINGVQFLATKIDLDQNGIKNLAFAIGKEHKNLFLLFASSVKKDKAMLTCYISKELANERGYDAGKVVRELGKLIHGGGGGQNFYATAGGKNPGGIPKVLERAKDYLV comes from the coding sequence ATGAAATCTCAAGAAATTCGTTCTACTTTTTTAAATTTTTTCAAAAATAAAGGACATTTAGTTGTTCCTTCTGCACCAATGGTAACAAAGGATGACCCAACTTTAATGTTTGTAAATTCTGGAATGGCACCATTTAAAGAATTCTTTTTAGGAAATGGAAAGCCAAAAAAGAACAGAATTACAGATTCTCAAAAATGTTTACGTGTTTCTGGTAAACATAATGATTTAGAAGAAGTTGGTTACGATACGTATCATCACACATTATTTGAAATGTTAGGCAACTGGTCTTTTGGCGATTACTTTAAAAAGGAAGCAATTGCTTGGGCTTGGGAATTATTAACTGAAGTTTACAAAATTGATAAAGATATTTTATATGTAACCGTTTTTGAAGGATCTGATGATGCTGATAATTTAAAAATGGATACAGAAGCCTATGATATTTGGAAACAATATATTGACGAAGACCGAATTTTAAAAGGAAATAAAAAAGATAATTTTTGGGAAATGGGCGAACAAGGACCGTGTGGACCTTGCTCTGAAATTCATGTTGATATACGCTCTGCAGAAGAAAAAGCAACAGTTGATGGTAGAACTTTAATTAATGAAGATCATCCTCATGTGGTAGAAATCTGGAATTTGGTTTTTATGCAATTCAATAGAAAGGCAAACGGAACTCTAGAAGATTTACCAAACAAACATATTGATACAGGAATGGGTTTTGAACGTCTTTGTATGGTTTTACAAGGCGTGCAATCTAATTACGATACAGATGTTTTTACACCAATTATTAGAGAAATAGAAGCTGTTACAGATACAAAATATGGTAATGATGAAAAACAAGATATTGCAACTCGTGTAATTTCTGATCATGTAAGAGCTGTTGCTTTTTCTATTGCTGATGGACAATTACCAAGCAATACTGGTGCTGGTTATGTAATTCGTAGAATTCTTAGAAGAGCTGTTCGTTACGGGTTTACATTTTTAGATAAAAAAGAACCTTTTCTTTACAGATTAGTCGATGTTTTAAGTAAAAAAATGGGAGAAGCTTTCCCAGAACTAAGAGCTCAAAAACAACTAATCGAAAACGTAATTAGAGAAGAAGAAACTTCATTTTTAAAAACTTTAGATCAAGGTTTAGTTTTGTTAGATGGTATTATTTCATCAGCAACTACCAAAGAAATTTCTGGGGATAAAGTCTTTGAATTGTATGACACTTTTGGTTTCCCGATTGATTTAACTGCTTTAATTTTATCAGAAAAAGGATACACTTTAGATGAAAAAGGGTTTGAAACCGAATTGCAAAAACAAAAAAACAGATCTCGAGCTGCTAGTGAAATGACTACTGAAGATTGGACTATTTTAGTTGATGATTCAATTGAAGAATTTGTTGGTTATGATACTTTAGAAACTACTGTAAAATTAACAAGATACAGAAAAGTAACTTCTAAAAAAGATGGCGAAATGTATCAACTTGTTTTTAATTTAACTCCTTTTTACGCAGAAGGCGGCGGTCAAGTGGGAGATAAAGGATATTTACAAAGTTCTCAAGGTGATATTGTTTATATTTTAGATACTAAAAAAGAAAACAATGTAATTATCCATTTTACTAAAAACTTACCCAAAAATTTAGACGATCGTTTTACAGCATCTGTAGACGCTAAACAAAGACATAGAACAGAATGTAATCACACAGCTACACATCTTTTACACCAAGCTTTAAGAGAAGTTTTGGGCACGCATGTAGAGCAAAAAGGTTCTGCTGTACATTCTAAATATTTACGTTTTGATTTCTCTCATTTTTCTAAAATGTCTGTGGATGAATTACGTGATGTAGAAAACTTTGTAAATGCACGTATTTCTGGAAAACTGCCTTTAATTGAAAAAAGAAATATACCAATGCAACAAGCAATTGACGAAGGTGCAATGGCTTTGTTTGGTGAAAAGTATGGCGATACTGTTAGAGCTATAAAATTTGGAAAATCTGTAGAGCTGTGTGGTGGAACTCACGTAAAAAACACAAGTGATATTTGGCATTTTAAAATAAAATCTGAAAGCGCTGTTGCAGCAGGAATTAGAAGAATTGAAGCAATTACAAATGATGCCGTAAAAGATTTTTATTTTGAAAATAACAGAACTTTATTTGAAGTTAAAGACCTTTTAAATAACACCAAAAACCCTGTAAAAGCAGTAAATACTTTATTAGAAGAAAACTCATCGCTTAAAAAACAAATTGAGCAATTATTAAAAGATAAAGCAAATAATTTAATTGGTGATTTAAAAAATCAATTGCAAGAAATTAATGGAGTTCAGTTTTTAGCTACTAAAATAGATTTAGACCAAAACGGAATTAAAAACCTTGCTTTTGCAATTGGAAAAGAACACAAAAATTTATTTTTACTTTTTGCTTCTTCAGTGAAAAAAGACAAAGCAATGTTAACATGTTATATTTCTAAAGAATTAGCAAATGAGCGTGGTTATGATGCTGGAAAAGTTGTTAGAGAATTAGGAAAACTGATTCACGGTGGCGGTGGCGGACAAAATTTCTATGCAACTGCGGGTGGTAAAAATCCTGGCGGAATCCCTAAAGTTTTAGAAAGAGCTAAAGATTATTTAGTTTAG